The following coding sequences lie in one Nonomuraea muscovyensis genomic window:
- a CDS encoding ABC transporter permease has translation MSTMRAGGRWIRADLRARKGQAALTVLAVAGIVAALIAAVTLLEDGTNPWRGLFAQTNGAHVWFYTKDSPRIAAGDIDGVTHVAGPYRSAPVTVAQDGKKEPTSLRAVPSAPVGVARPVVAEGRWLDPGQPDGVVVERSFATALRVRVGGPFTVIALSGERHTLYVRGIADSAEQGFFPEWTPGLAWVLPGTLDRIEPMLGRSEWVTGLRLTDADAAQIVSQRVVVMLEDQLQRVYTWREVRAAMELDNRLLGTLLALFGVVGLVAAALALANAAGGRVLGQLRDLATLKSMGFTRGQVALLLLAEHGSLGLVGVLLGAVAGWAATVAVLGASLIAPIPVLTIVAGTALAVLAAVGVPAWRGGRTPPIPAAPAVPPRGHLSRLARLALLVRLPPALILGTRDAFTRRVPAFLTVFGLAVPMMMITIGLGVWATLDNFLSHPEQVGQHAALHVRAGKLETAQAERLVKRDPGVAAVYPGAEVNALAPGEARSIRVRALGGSSSGAYPFPVVEGRLYDRPGEAVAGQGLLDLLGAKIGDRVRLTVGGSPLIVRIVGRAVEPDLDGEVLSVGIDSLADKDAVPPEFYALALRPGADPGEVRARLLADSGEGLDVQRVVNPADRLTIIRVVIVALIVLLSLIGLANLLTASALGLRDHAFDLAVLKAMGLTPRQVMATLVTGSGLLVVLGVVAGAGVGLSVVTGLIDLQGHTSGVGAGIGRPPSPLTLTLAVLSAVGAALAVALIPARRAARAQVPIATR, from the coding sequence ATGAGCACGATGCGGGCCGGCGGCCGCTGGATCAGGGCGGACCTGCGGGCCAGGAAGGGGCAGGCCGCGCTCACCGTGCTGGCCGTGGCCGGCATCGTGGCCGCCCTCATCGCCGCCGTCACCCTCCTGGAGGACGGCACCAACCCGTGGCGGGGCCTGTTCGCCCAGACCAACGGCGCGCACGTGTGGTTCTACACCAAGGACAGCCCCCGGATCGCGGCCGGCGACATCGACGGCGTGACCCACGTCGCCGGCCCCTACCGCTCGGCGCCCGTCACCGTCGCCCAGGACGGCAAGAAGGAGCCCACCTCGCTGCGGGCCGTGCCGTCCGCGCCGGTGGGGGTGGCCAGGCCCGTGGTGGCCGAGGGCCGCTGGCTCGACCCCGGGCAGCCCGACGGCGTGGTGGTCGAGCGCTCGTTCGCCACCGCGCTGCGGGTCAGGGTCGGCGGGCCGTTCACCGTCATCGCGCTGAGCGGCGAGCGCCACACCCTGTACGTGCGCGGCATCGCCGACTCTGCCGAGCAGGGCTTCTTCCCCGAGTGGACGCCCGGCCTGGCCTGGGTCCTGCCGGGCACGCTCGACCGGATCGAGCCCATGCTGGGCCGCAGCGAGTGGGTGACCGGGCTGCGCCTGACGGACGCCGACGCGGCGCAGATCGTCTCGCAGCGCGTCGTCGTCATGTTGGAAGACCAGCTCCAGCGCGTCTACACCTGGCGCGAGGTGCGCGCCGCCATGGAGCTCGACAACCGGCTGCTCGGCACGCTGCTGGCCCTGTTCGGCGTGGTCGGGCTGGTCGCCGCCGCGCTGGCGCTGGCCAACGCGGCGGGCGGCCGGGTGCTCGGGCAGCTCCGCGACCTGGCCACGCTCAAGTCGATGGGCTTCACCCGCGGACAGGTGGCGCTGCTGCTGCTCGCCGAGCACGGCTCGCTCGGGCTGGTCGGCGTGCTGTTGGGCGCCGTGGCGGGCTGGGCGGCCACCGTGGCCGTCCTCGGCGCCTCGCTGATCGCGCCGATCCCCGTGCTCACCATCGTCGCCGGCACCGCGCTCGCCGTGCTCGCGGCGGTGGGCGTGCCCGCCTGGCGCGGCGGCCGCACGCCGCCCATCCCCGCCGCCCCGGCCGTGCCGCCGCGCGGTCACCTGTCACGGCTGGCCCGGCTGGCCCTGCTCGTCCGGCTGCCTCCCGCGCTGATCCTCGGCACCCGCGACGCCTTCACGCGGCGGGTGCCCGCGTTCCTGACGGTGTTCGGGCTGGCCGTGCCGATGATGATGATCACCATCGGGCTGGGCGTCTGGGCCACCCTGGACAACTTCCTCAGCCACCCCGAGCAGGTCGGCCAGCACGCCGCCCTGCACGTACGCGCCGGCAAGCTGGAGACGGCCCAGGCGGAGCGTCTCGTCAAGCGCGACCCCGGAGTGGCCGCCGTCTACCCCGGCGCCGAGGTGAACGCTCTGGCGCCCGGAGAGGCCCGCTCCATCCGCGTACGGGCGCTCGGCGGCTCGTCCTCGGGCGCCTATCCCTTCCCGGTGGTCGAGGGCCGCCTGTACGACCGGCCGGGCGAGGCCGTGGCCGGACAGGGGCTCCTCGACCTGCTGGGCGCGAAGATCGGCGACCGGGTCCGGCTGACCGTGGGCGGCTCGCCGCTGATCGTGCGCATCGTCGGCCGCGCCGTCGAGCCCGACCTCGACGGCGAGGTGCTGTCGGTGGGCATCGACAGCCTGGCCGACAAGGACGCGGTGCCGCCCGAGTTCTACGCCCTCGCGCTGCGGCCCGGCGCCGACCCCGGCGAGGTGCGGGCCAGGCTGCTGGCGGACTCGGGGGAGGGCCTCGACGTGCAGCGGGTCGTCAACCCGGCCGACCGGCTGACGATCATCCGGGTGGTGATCGTGGCGCTGATCGTCCTGCTGTCGCTGATCGGGCTGGCCAACCTGCTCACCGCCAGCGCGCTCGGCCTGCGCGACCACGCCTTCGACCTGGCCGTTCTCAAGGCCATGGGGCTGACGCCGCGGCAGGTGATGGCCACGCTGGTGACCGGCTCGGGGCTGCTCGTCGTCCTGGGCGTGGTCGCCGGCGCCGGGGTGGGGCTGTCGGTCGTGACCGGCCTGATCGACCTGCAGGGACACACCAGCGGCGTCGGCGCCGGGATCGGCCGCCCGCCGTCCCCCCTGACGCTGACCCTGGCCGTCCTGTCGGCCGTGGGGGCGGCGCTCGCGGTCGCGCTCATCCCCGCCCGCCGCGCCGCCCGCGCCCAGGTGCCGATCGCCACCCGCTGA
- a CDS encoding asparagine synthetase B family protein, producing MQFNVRPYVCGALGRIDTVVLGKLTAAGPRVRPALQQAGAALFSSTPLPPYHRAEGSFAFSWGERRPAGTGDSPADWMSVAETYETPGLIGDGERVTLHAGALGLVDVYYVRLGGAVYFSSLIQPLLSLVPAGIDWAAWASIIQVTFPLGEATPYPAIKRLPGSSALVYDQGALGTERRLPRWLRTEPYETWTSAGELLEILHEVYKDYEGRRLLVPVSGGYDSRLLCSVAVARGADVESWTTSPDDGTDTDIAFARAITRELGVGHRVITQDPADYPGDAQEVARRLEYLTPHHAWYAPFAKEVHRSGRVLVDGLAGGPLLKNFMVSGAALEATSQAERSAAVLGSLSLGAPSQPFLSPQAQEWIEEAVREQFHAATSMLHGHRAELPLSVLHTRTVRGIARSAVNLVGPEASFAAPFIHPDFFDAALSVGVARKDKGRFYRELLHAANPRVAALPSTNVVKQPLRRVPLRSTAAPARVYAHQMLHAVAERVPSLLSEELHAVVLDGPDALTRFTGWNDRFWVRGLVLFGLWLSDFEGDLGDVSPPF from the coding sequence GTGCAGTTCAACGTGCGGCCCTACGTCTGCGGCGCTCTCGGCCGGATCGACACCGTCGTGCTCGGCAAGCTGACGGCCGCCGGGCCGCGGGTCAGGCCCGCCCTGCAGCAGGCCGGCGCGGCGCTGTTCAGCTCGACGCCGCTGCCGCCCTACCACCGCGCCGAGGGCTCGTTCGCGTTCTCTTGGGGCGAACGCAGGCCCGCCGGGACCGGTGACTCGCCGGCCGACTGGATGTCGGTGGCGGAGACGTACGAGACGCCGGGCCTGATCGGCGACGGCGAGCGCGTCACCCTCCACGCCGGCGCGCTCGGCCTGGTCGACGTCTACTACGTGCGGCTGGGTGGGGCGGTCTACTTCTCGTCGCTGATCCAGCCGCTGCTGTCGCTGGTGCCCGCCGGGATCGACTGGGCCGCGTGGGCGTCGATCATCCAGGTGACCTTCCCTCTCGGCGAGGCCACGCCCTACCCGGCGATCAAGCGGCTGCCCGGCTCCAGCGCCCTGGTGTACGACCAGGGGGCGCTCGGCACCGAGCGCCGGCTGCCGCGCTGGCTGCGCACCGAGCCGTACGAGACGTGGACGAGCGCCGGCGAGCTGCTGGAGATCCTGCACGAGGTCTACAAGGACTACGAGGGCCGCCGGCTGCTCGTGCCGGTCAGCGGCGGCTACGACTCGCGGCTGTTGTGCTCGGTGGCCGTGGCTCGGGGCGCCGACGTGGAGTCGTGGACGACGAGCCCCGACGACGGCACCGACACCGACATCGCCTTCGCCCGGGCCATCACCCGCGAGCTCGGCGTCGGCCACCGGGTGATCACGCAGGACCCGGCCGACTACCCGGGCGACGCGCAGGAGGTGGCGCGCCGGCTCGAGTACCTGACGCCCCACCACGCCTGGTACGCGCCGTTCGCCAAGGAGGTCCACCGGTCGGGCCGGGTGCTGGTCGACGGTCTGGCGGGCGGGCCGCTGCTGAAGAACTTCATGGTCAGCGGCGCGGCGCTGGAGGCCACCTCGCAGGCCGAGCGGTCGGCCGCGGTGCTCGGCTCGCTCAGCCTGGGGGCCCCGTCGCAGCCGTTCCTGTCGCCGCAGGCCCAGGAGTGGATCGAGGAGGCCGTCAGGGAGCAGTTCCACGCCGCCACCTCGATGCTGCACGGGCACCGGGCGGAGCTGCCGCTGTCGGTGCTGCACACCCGCACCGTGCGGGGCATCGCCCGCTCGGCGGTCAACCTGGTCGGACCGGAGGCGTCGTTCGCGGCGCCGTTCATCCATCCCGATTTCTTCGACGCGGCGCTGTCGGTGGGCGTGGCCCGCAAGGACAAGGGCCGCTTCTACCGCGAGCTGCTGCACGCCGCCAACCCGCGGGTGGCCGCGCTGCCGTCCACCAACGTCGTCAAGCAACCGCTGCGGCGGGTGCCGCTGCGCTCGACGGCCGCCCCCGCGCGCGTGTACGCGCACCAGATGCTGCACGCGGTGGCCGAGCGGGTGCCGTCGCTGCTGTCGGAGGAACTGCACGCGGTCGTCCTCGACGGTCCTGACGCGCTGACCCGCTTCACCGGATGGAACGACAGGTTCTGGGTACGCGGGCTCGTGCTGTTCGGGCTGTGGTTGAGCGACTTCGAGGGTGACCTCGGCGACGTGTCGCCACCCTTCTAG
- the treS gene encoding maltose alpha-D-glucosyltransferase, with translation MINASPSPEPISEDFVSEDPSWYKRAVFYEILVRGFKDSNGDGTGDLRGLVEKLDYLEWLGVDCLWLLPLYESPLRDGGYDISDYMKILPDFGDLGDFVHLVEAAHERGLRIITDLVMNHTSDKHPWFQASRHDPEGPYGDFYVWADEPTGYPDAPIIFIGAEESNWTYDPVRKQYYWHRFFHHQPDLNYDNPAVQEAMIEVLRFWLDLGIDGFRLDAVPYLFEREGTACSGLPETHAYLKKIRAEVDRLYPDRVLLAEANGWPEDVVEYFGDPTTGGDECHMAFHFPLMPRIYMAVKKETREPISEIMSLTPKLPEKAQWGIFLRNHDELTLETVTEEERDYMHAEYAQDPRMRAYLGIRRRLAPLLDNDRDRIELFTALLLSLPGSPVMYYGDEIGMGDNIWLEDRDAVRTPMQWSPDRNAGFSTADPGRLYLPAVMDPIYGYQAVNVEAQQKHAGSLLHFTRRMLEIRRNHPVFGTGAYTEMWSSNSSVLTFVREERDDVMLCVNNLSKFPQPVELDLRRFAGMTPVEARGGVRFPVIGEVPYLLTLPGHGFYWFALKP, from the coding sequence ATGATCAACGCATCCCCATCGCCAGAGCCGATCTCCGAGGACTTCGTCTCGGAGGATCCCTCCTGGTACAAGCGGGCGGTGTTCTACGAGATTCTCGTCCGGGGGTTCAAGGACTCCAACGGTGACGGCACCGGAGACCTCCGTGGTCTCGTCGAGAAGCTCGACTACCTGGAGTGGCTGGGCGTCGACTGCCTGTGGCTGCTGCCGTTGTACGAGTCTCCGTTGCGTGACGGCGGCTACGACATCTCCGACTACATGAAGATCCTGCCCGACTTCGGGGACCTCGGGGACTTCGTGCATCTGGTGGAGGCGGCCCACGAGCGCGGTCTGCGCATCATCACCGACCTGGTGATGAACCACACGAGTGACAAGCATCCCTGGTTCCAGGCCTCCCGGCACGATCCGGAGGGGCCGTACGGCGACTTCTACGTGTGGGCGGACGAGCCGACGGGCTACCCCGACGCGCCCATCATCTTCATCGGGGCGGAGGAGTCCAACTGGACCTACGACCCGGTGCGCAAGCAGTACTACTGGCACCGTTTCTTCCACCACCAGCCGGACCTCAACTACGACAACCCGGCCGTCCAGGAAGCGATGATCGAGGTGCTGAGGTTCTGGCTGGACCTCGGCATCGACGGCTTCCGGCTGGACGCGGTGCCCTACCTGTTCGAGCGTGAGGGCACCGCCTGCTCCGGCCTGCCGGAGACGCACGCCTACCTGAAGAAGATCCGCGCCGAGGTGGACCGGCTCTACCCGGACCGGGTGCTGCTGGCCGAGGCCAACGGCTGGCCGGAGGATGTGGTCGAGTACTTCGGCGACCCCACCACGGGCGGCGACGAGTGCCACATGGCCTTCCACTTCCCGCTCATGCCGCGCATCTACATGGCGGTCAAGAAGGAGACGCGCGAGCCGATCTCCGAGATCATGTCGCTCACCCCCAAGCTGCCCGAGAAGGCGCAGTGGGGCATCTTCCTCCGCAACCACGATGAGCTGACGCTCGAGACGGTGACCGAGGAAGAGCGCGACTACATGCACGCCGAGTACGCCCAGGACCCGCGCATGCGGGCCTACCTCGGCATCCGCCGCCGCCTGGCGCCGCTGCTGGACAACGACCGTGACCGTATCGAGCTGTTCACCGCGCTGCTGCTGAGCCTGCCGGGCTCGCCCGTCATGTACTACGGCGACGAGATCGGCATGGGCGACAACATCTGGCTGGAGGACCGCGACGCGGTGCGCACGCCGATGCAGTGGAGCCCCGACCGCAACGCCGGCTTCTCCACGGCCGACCCGGGCCGGCTCTACCTGCCGGCCGTCATGGACCCGATCTACGGCTACCAGGCGGTCAACGTCGAGGCGCAGCAGAAGCACGCGGGCTCGCTGCTGCACTTCACCCGCCGCATGCTGGAGATCCGCCGCAACCACCCGGTGTTCGGCACCGGCGCCTACACCGAGATGTGGTCCTCCAACAGCTCCGTCCTCACCTTCGTCCGCGAGGAGCGTGACGACGTGATGCTGTGCGTGAACAACCTGTCGAAGTTCCCCCAGCCCGTGGAGCTCGACCTGCGCCGTTTCGCCGGCATGACGCCGGTGGAGGCGCGGGGCGGGGTGCGCTTCCCGGTGATCGGCGAGGTGCCCTACCTGCTGACGCTGCCGGGGCACGGCTTCTACTGGTTCGCGCTCAAGCCGTAG
- a CDS encoding ABC transporter ATP-binding protein: protein MTPVLKTVHLVKIYSDGAVPVPAVRGVDLQVEPGEFVAVMGPSGSGKSTLVHMLGGLDSRTSGEIWLDGQRVDTLSESAWALLRRKKIGFVFQFFNLVGNMTVADNVELPALLAGASPKEARERRESLLGALNLGERADAAPGQLSGGEQQRVALARALANQPSVLLADEPTGNLDSRNTRDVLKLLSTVHKEGQTIVMVTHDARVASLADRLVSLFDGEIVDDGRIARKRTGTAGAVIDLR, encoded by the coding sequence GTGACCCCGGTGCTCAAGACCGTCCACCTGGTCAAGATCTACTCCGACGGGGCCGTGCCCGTGCCGGCCGTGCGCGGCGTGGACCTGCAGGTGGAGCCGGGCGAGTTCGTCGCCGTCATGGGCCCGTCGGGGTCGGGCAAGTCGACGCTGGTGCACATGCTCGGCGGCCTCGACAGCCGCACCAGCGGCGAGATCTGGCTCGACGGGCAGCGCGTCGACACCCTCTCCGAGAGCGCCTGGGCGCTGCTGCGACGCAAGAAGATCGGATTCGTCTTCCAGTTCTTCAACCTCGTCGGCAACATGACCGTGGCCGACAACGTCGAGCTGCCCGCCCTGCTCGCCGGCGCCTCGCCCAAGGAGGCCCGCGAGCGGCGCGAGAGCCTGCTCGGCGCGCTCAACCTGGGCGAACGCGCCGACGCCGCCCCCGGCCAGCTCTCCGGCGGCGAGCAGCAGCGGGTCGCGCTGGCCCGCGCCCTGGCCAACCAGCCGAGCGTGCTGCTGGCCGACGAGCCCACCGGCAACCTCGACAGCCGCAACACCCGCGACGTGCTCAAGCTGCTCAGCACCGTCCACAAGGAAGGCCAGACCATCGTCATGGTCACCCACGACGCCCGCGTCGCGAGCCTGGCCGACCGCCTGGTGTCGCTGTTCGACGGTGAGATCGTCGATGACGGCCGGATCGCGCGCAAGCGCACCGGCACCGCCGGCGCGGTGATCGACCTCAGATGA